The following proteins are encoded in a genomic region of Neospora caninum Liverpool complete genome, chromosome XI:
- a CDS encoding YHL017Wp-like protein, related, translated as MRRPGAPEGLSADSEEDERLPSGRTSLRSVGLDNRRDFFSQSPTLAAFAAPGSPVSLFRRTSFSYVSVPSVFVALCLGLLVACLSVPCAGQIVTYTNQSAPEPLHIAAEKGAFFLYGKNTKFYFPFISLFLSSSSDSPPAPTVTFKNVRLTAESSATVQKALEEGPTESSASPAFSARSPASLELALLPYAYVRTLFTSPTAAPFCCSAQAPSGEGEHPSFSIPTSFSPTNECPYPGALKRPITGDAIPLLSSSLGAEGGSTREPTSPRVPVAVRDAAVAGQYVCPLTLRDEGAETGERRIQMEIEESDIYFLVASNCGNFKGLTFEGEVAVRNAYGYLPGYEYPKIPFYFLFMLVYLVVCFVWGCLMYRQRANLITFHKFMLVVAVLGFLESLALFVYLYDYNMRGDRNKVLLVVSILVSVVKSIFSYMLVLLGAIGWSITVPVLEKKTVVRMQIIVVLYIILDTVRQVSDEFSNSHSLPLVLLLTCLIPISTLNGVLFYWIISSINNNIEMLQQQKQHEKLLIYRRLYAVLLLAIVLAIIDLLCQIYVASWDASDRWRDQWWLSDAIPHFLFLLVLAAMMAIWRPSQQSRRLAYFTELGDVDDLENHPAHTKNAADLHVWGEELDFHDHFSEEELEAGIPNFKLHSVGSMSDDGNLSDEDLQGDEEGFHTSTQLTPTSSQRLPTPTHSAGEGNKPQPQVVGRETLDDEVEMTTQDGASTNGRRLEHGQVGL; from the exons CCCGAAGGTTTGTCTGCGGACtcggaagaggacgagaggctTCCGAGCGGGCGCACAAGCCTGCGGTCCGTTGGCTTAGACAACCGCCGCGATTTCTTCTCGCAGAGTCCGACGCTGGCTGCGTTCGCCGCACCTGGCTCTCCAGTTTCCCTGTTCCGCCGCACCTCTTTCTCCTATGTCTCCGTCCCGTCTGTCTTCGTTGCGCTTTGCCtcggtctcctcgtcgcttgcctctctgtcccaTGTGCTGGCCAGATTGTCACGTACACCAACCAGTCTGCGCCGGAGCCCCTCCACATCGCTGCGGAAAAgggcgcgttttttctctacggcaaaaacacaaaaTTCTACTTCCCCTTCAtcagcctcttcctctcctcgtcttccgacTCTCCGCCCGCGCCGACGGTCACGTTCAAGAACGTGCGGTTAACCGCTGAGTCGTCCGCCACGGTTCAGAAGGCCCTGGAGGAGGGACCAACCGagtcctcggcctcgcccgctTTCTCGGCGCgctcgcccgcctctctggaACTCGCCCTCCTGCCGTACGCCTACGTCCGCACGCTGTTCACCTCTCCGACTGCCGCTCCCTTTTGCTGCTCTGCGCAGGCACCCTCTGGCGAGGGCGAGcacccttccttctccatccCAACCTCCTTCTCCCCAACGAATGAGTGCCCGTACCCTGGAGCGCTCAAGCGGCCCATCACTGGCGATGCAattccgcttctctcctcttctcttggGGCCGAGGGAGGCTCGACGCGAGAGCCGACTTCTCCTCGGGTGCCCGTTGCTGTCCGAGACGCGGCTGTCGCTGGCCAGTATGTCTGTCCCCTCACCTTGCGCGACGAGGGCGCCGAGaccggcgagagacgcatcCAGATGGAGATTGAAGAAAGCGACATCtacttcctcgtcgcctccaaCTGCGGCAACTTTAAGGGCCTCACATTTGAAGGCGAGGTGGCGGTCCGGAACGCGTACGGCTATCTGCCGGGGTACGAGTACCCCAAGATTCCCTTCTACTTCCTCTTCATGCTCGTCTACCTTgtcgtctgcttcgtctggGGGTGTCTGATGTACAGACAACGCGCCAACTTGATCACGTTCCACAAATTCATGCTCGTCGTCGCAGTGCTCGGCTTCCTGGAAAGCCTGGCGCTCTTCGTCTACCTGTACGACTACAATATGAGGGGTGACCGAAACAAAGTGCTGCTCGTCGTCTCCATCCTCGTCTCAGTCGTGAAAAGCATCTTTTCCTACATGCTCGTGCTCCTCGGAGCAATAGGCTGGTCCATCACCGTCCCCGTCCTGGAAAAAAAGACTGTCGTCCGCATGCAAATCATCGTTGTCCTCTACATTATTCTCGACACGGTCAG ACAAGTCAGCGACGAATTCAGCAACTCTCACTCCCtgcctcttgttctcctcttAACTTGCCTCATTCCCATCTCGACCCTCAACGGAGTTCTCTTCTACTGGATTATCTCGTCCATCAACAACAACATTGAA ATGCTGCAACAACAGAAACAGCACGAGAAGCTGCTCATCTACAGGCGTCTATACGCGGTCCTCCTTCTAGCAATTGTCTTGGCTATCATCGATCTTCTCTGCCAGATCTACGTAGCTTCTTGG GATGCGTCGGACCGATGGAGAGACCAGTGGTGGTTGAGCGACGCCATTCCccactttctcttccttctcgtcctcgccgcaaTGATGGCCATATGGAGGCCTAGCCAGCAATCCAGACG GCTGGCTTACTTCACAGAGTTGGGCGATGTGGACGATCTCGAAAATCATCCCGCTCACACAAAGAAT GCGGCGGACTTGCATGTCTGGGGCGAGGAGCTCGACTTTCATGACCAC TTCTCGGAGGAAGAGCTGGAAGCAGGAATTCCGAACTTCAAACTGCACTCTGTTGGGTCAATGAGTGACGATGGGAATTTGTCTGACGAGGATCTgcaaggagacgaggaaggcttCCACACCAGCACACAGCTGACCCCAACGTCCTCTCAACGCCTCCCGACGCCGACTCACTCCGCCGGGGAGGGGAATAAGCCGCAGCCTCAGGTTGTCGGAAGGGAAACGCTGGATGACGAGGTGGAAATGACGACGCAAGATGGCGCGTCGACAAACGGCCGTAGATTAGAGCATGGACAG gTAGGGTTGTGA